Proteins from one Ipomoea triloba cultivar NCNSP0323 chromosome 1, ASM357664v1 genomic window:
- the LOC116010969 gene encoding uncharacterized protein LOC116010969: protein MGVLHPYSVPQVPLVACCAICGGNHAAQTCYLLNSGNQVLQPNVEQVDLIGYSRPQSQGQGYGNYHQQGRDQFVPSWNNQGNQVRNNPPGFQDMQTFMNTMMAQMGKLQAEIESLKAQQQGGSNQFSNQASSSNGRLPTSTENPWHQVNAVTTRSGLALKDPPLPSNDPVPERTDKKDEGIQVEHVLDDSEEEPMVQRDSAKGKAHVPDESAPSKKHERKNKKIPSYKKFLKNILGNKKKPEKSAMVDLSEGALTCAILQHKLPPKLKDLGSFAIPCIIGGFVVGGAMCDLGASVSLMPYSLLLYTGDFVVLDIEEDAKVPIILGRPFLATAGALIDVRRGKLVMEVAENKIEFDIFKMAKHQPSYVDECYLIEGLGECTDERRKIELGDFHVSPIDPEPPEKSSVLKRKKKFFGPDGFYKRWMRELSKFKRPPDRILHNPT from the exons atgggggtgttacacccTTACTCTGTGCCACAGGTACCTCTTGTAGCCTGTTGTGcaatttgtggtggaaatcatgCAGCTCAGACATGTTATCTGTTAAACTCCGGTAACCAAGTCCTTCAGCCTAATGTGGAGCAAGTtgatctcattggttattctagaccACAAAGCCAGGGGCAAGGTTATGGGAACTATCACCAGCAAGGAAGAGATCAGTttgttccctcttggaacaatcaaGGAAATCAAGTGAGGAACAATCCACCAGGTTTTCAAG ACATGCAGACTTTCATGAACACTATGATGGCTCAGATGGGCAAGCTACAAGCAGAGATAGAGAGTCTCAAGGCTCAGCAACAAGGAGGAAGTAATCAGTTTTCTAATCAAGCCTCATCTTCGAATGGTAGATTGCCAACAAGCACAGAAAATCCATGGCACCAAGTGAATGCAGTCACCACTAGGAGCGGATTAGCATTGAAGGATCCTCCACTTCCTTCAAATGATCCAGTGCCTGAGAGAACTGATAAGAAGGATGAGGGCATTCAGGTTGAACATGTGCTTGATGATAGTGAGGAGGAGCCTATGGTGCAGAGAGATAGTGCTAAAGGAAAAGCCCATGTGCCAGATGAGAGTGCTCCGAGTAAGAAGCATGAAAGGAAAAACAAGAAG ATTCCATCGTACAAGAAGTTTCTAAAGAATATTTTAGGCAATAAGAAAAAGCCAGAGAAGAGTGCAATGGTGGATCTGAGCGAAGGAGCCTTGACCTGTGCAATTCTTCAACATAAACTACCTCCTAAGCTGAAAGATCTAGGTAGTTTTGCCATTCCTTGCATCATTGGTGGATTTGTAGTTGGGGGTGCTATGTGTGATCTGGGTGCTAGTGTTAGTCTTATGCCATATTCTTTAT TACTTTATACCGGGGATTTCGTTGTTCTGGATATAGAGGAGGATGCCAAGGTTCCTATTATACTTGGTAGACCTTTTCTAGCTACTGCTGGTGCACTTATTGATGTGAGGAGAGGAAAACTCGTGATGGAGGTGGCTGAGAACAAGATCGAGTTtgacatattcaaaatggcgAAGCACCAACCCTCGTATGTTGATGAGTGTTACTTGATAGAGGGGCTGGGTGAGTGCACTGATGAACGTAGAAAGATTGAGTTAGGGGATTTTCATGTTTCCCCTATTGATCCTGAACCCCCTGAGAAGTCAAGTGTTCTGAAACGAAAGAAAAAGTTCTTTGGTCCTGATGGTTTCTACAAAAGATGGATGAGAGAGCTGTCTAAGTTTAAAAGGCCACCGGATCGCATACTCCACAATCCCACCTGA